The following proteins come from a genomic window of Proteiniphilum propionicum:
- a CDS encoding GmrSD restriction endonuclease domain-containing protein — protein sequence MNNKSTLLANRIFPDNNEFEVEVLNIPAEKRKLITETYDFTVSTINDYINNEHIVIPNFQRGYVWNRTQASRLIESLIIQCPIPVIYLSQNGDETLSVIDGNQRLTSISLFLNNGFPLTGLSTYPELDGLTFSELDPRFQRHIINRTIRCIAILKETHPQIKFDVFERLNTGSVRLNPQELRHGIYNGTLMTKIEELAKSSIFKKLTSTGNDNRMKGDELILRYFTLVERYAEYVKPMSVFLNKYAEDNRFMPENQVKDLANNFTSNLNKCHLLYGDFAFKTFDENRKRLKANTALYEAQMLSMNTVNPTLQQIKAINKTEVINKLELLLQNVDFYNTITKATTDKNVITKRITDYTEFLQTIF from the coding sequence ATGAACAATAAATCAACACTTTTAGCAAATAGAATTTTTCCTGATAACAACGAATTTGAAGTTGAGGTTTTGAATATTCCTGCAGAAAAAAGAAAGCTAATTACTGAAACTTACGACTTTACTGTTTCTACAATTAACGACTATATTAATAACGAACATATAGTAATACCTAATTTTCAAAGAGGCTATGTATGGAATAGAACACAAGCATCAAGACTTATTGAATCTTTAATTATTCAATGCCCTATTCCAGTAATTTATTTAAGTCAAAATGGTGATGAAACGCTTTCCGTTATTGACGGAAATCAAAGATTGACAAGTATAAGTTTATTCCTAAATAATGGATTCCCATTAACAGGCTTATCAACTTACCCCGAATTAGACGGATTAACATTTAGTGAATTAGACCCAAGATTTCAAAGACATATTATTAACAGGACTATTCGGTGTATAGCTATTTTAAAAGAGACACATCCTCAAATTAAATTTGATGTTTTTGAACGTTTGAATACCGGCTCTGTGAGACTAAATCCACAAGAATTAAGACACGGAATCTACAATGGAACTCTTATGACTAAAATTGAAGAATTAGCAAAATCTTCAATTTTTAAGAAATTAACTTCTACAGGCAATGACAATAGAATGAAAGGGGACGAACTTATTCTAAGATATTTCACTTTAGTAGAAAGATACGCTGAATATGTAAAGCCGATGTCTGTTTTTTTAAATAAATACGCAGAGGACAACCGTTTTATGCCAGAAAATCAAGTCAAAGATTTGGCAAACAATTTTACTTCTAACTTGAATAAGTGTCATCTTTTATATGGCGACTTTGCGTTTAAAACATTTGACGAAAATCGAAAAAGACTTAAAGCTAACACTGCTTTGTATGAAGCTCAAATGTTATCAATGAATACTGTTAACCCAACATTACAGCAAATAAAAGCCATAAATAAAACAGAAGTAATTAATAAACTTGAACTTCTTTTACAAAACGTTGACTTTTACAATACCATTACAAAAGCAACAACAGACAAAAATGTAATAACCAAACGCATTACGGATTACACTGAATTTCTTCAAACAATATTTTAG